Proteins from one Anopheles nili chromosome 2, idAnoNiliSN_F5_01, whole genome shotgun sequence genomic window:
- the LOC128730173 gene encoding probable G-protein coupled receptor Mth-like 14, whose translation MKPIASASARQWLALALCGALASVVVGSFDSSGQGEFEYEEYDDDSPYQGKYDPEADDVLEDFADHFEVLDPITDDDISYSGYEYDEQLERADENATYVSAVLKTTLDNDTRSAIDVEKTSLNETHSASSIGDHTTIKPYSTDVEMPSQEEERTCSNREILSTQPVYENTLKNVIKMCCPQGESLMEEHYIYVSCFPNDIWGGGDSNKNLPEAIMAKFYNGCIEDLEEPVILGVRYGNPCSEGAEMVSFSARTNDSLYVIQNGSLLVIYGQDVFYNIYDAYCLDYDRNDGTLIGYVCPQQLNLVPDVIEAQLMLLTLCLIVAIPLLLTTALLYIIIPELHDLHGKAIAMNCINFALALLLQCFFQYRNQKNRVLTDDMLLANYAEYFLLATFFWLLANCANNCILIWYYEPKQKDRSSRRENFLFVVWMIIAQIIPLFIILLCSKTKKGNPAKKHYLFISIITSATLGVILYVITLIGIRKLTRMYYYYTEVRQRLMDVGKESDIESYRISGSTVNKLIYMTRYTGTLLLVMGIIWTVMTVTYYKQRELPIYYDILFGVQGIFMFIIFVCMPKPMVKIKNWFIENNHCIKFCNMPPTTPDPVSRHTFRSISQMTETPAKEPTKFLSNPFKYLPE comes from the exons ATGAAACCTATAGCTAGTGCATCCGCGAGGCAGTGGCTGGCCCTGGCTCTGTGTGGTGCCTTGGCGTCCGTTGTAGTGGGCTCGTTCGATTCTAGTGGACAAGGTGAGTTCGAGTACGAGGAGTACGACGACGATAGTCCGTACCAGGGCAAGTACGATCCGGAAGCGGATGATGTCCTGGAGGACTTTGCCGACCACTTTGAAGTGCTGGATCCGATCACTGACGATGACATTTCTTATTCAGGATACGAATACGATGAACAGTTGGAACGGGCGGACGAAAATGCAACGTACGTCAGTGCCGTGCTTAAAACCACACTCGACAATGATACGCGCAGTGCAATTGACGTTGAAAAAACGTCGTTAAATGAAACGCATAGTGCGTCGTCCATTGGTGATCATACAACGATCAAGCCTTATTCGACAGATGTCGAAATGCCGTCGCAGGAGGAAGAGAGGACTTGTAGCAACCGTGAG ATCCTATCCACCCAACCAGTGTACGAGAATACCTTAAAGAATGTTATCAAAATGTGCTGCCCGCAAGGAGAAAGCCTCATGGAAGAACACTACATCTACGTCTCTTGTTTTCCGAATGATATATGGGGAGGAGGTGATTCAAACAAGAACTTGCCTGAGGCTATCATGGCAAAGTTCTATAACGGCTGCATCGAAGACCTCGAGGAACCAGTTATCCTAGGCGTGCGTTACGGCAACCCGTGCAGTGAAGGTGCTGAAATGGTTAGCTTTAGTGCGCGTACCAATGATTCGCTATACGTCATCCAAAACGGATCCCTGCTAGTTATCTACGGCCAGGACGTGTTCTACAACATATACGATGCTTACTGCTTAGATTACGATAGGAACGACGGTACACTGATCGGGTATGTCTGCCCCCAGCAATTAAATCTAGTTCCGGACGTCATCGAAGCGCAGCTGATGTTGCTCACACTATGTCTCATCGTTGCCATACCGCTACTGCTCACCACGGCACTCCTGTATATCATCATCCCGGAGCTGCACGATTTGCATGGCAAAGCGATCGCGATGAATTGCATCAACTTCGCCTTAGCACTGCTTTTACAGTGCTTCTTCCAGTATCGCAACCAGAAAAATCGAGTGCTGACAGATGACATGTTGTTGGCAAATTACGCCGAATACTTCCTATTGGCCACGTTTTTCTGGCTATTGGCAAATTGCGCCAACAATTGTATTCTCATTTG GTACTACGAACCAAAGCAGAAGGACCGGAGCAGTCGCAGGGAAAACTTCCTGTTCGTGGTGTGGATGATTATCGCACAAATCATCCCGCTGTTCATTATTTTGCTTTGCTCCAAAACTAAAAAAG GAAATCCGGCTAAGAAGCATTACTTGTTCATTTCGATCATCACGAGCGCCACATTGGGGGTGATTTTGTACGTAATTACTCTGATTGGCATCAGAAAGTTGACACGGATGTATTACTACTACACGGAAGTACGGCAGCGCTTAATGGACGTTGGCAAGGAGTCCGACATAGAAAGCTACAGGATTTCGGGGTCAACAGTTAATAAACTCATCTACAT GACGAGGTACACAGGAACGCTGTTATTGGTTATGGGGATCATTTGGACAGTGATGACTGTGACGTACTACAAGCAGCGCGAGCTTCCTATATACTACGACATCTTGTTCGGAGTACAGGGCATATTTATGTTCATCATCTTTGTCTGTATGCCCAAACCGATGGTAAAAATCAAGAATTGGTTCATTGAAAACAACCACTGTATCAAATTCTGCAACATGCCACCGACTACTCCCGACCCTGTTTCGCGTCATACATTCCGTAGTATTTCGCAAATGACAGAGACACCAGCGAAAGAGCCAACTAAATTTTTGTCAAATCCATTTAAGTATTTGCCGGAGTAG
- the LOC128730172 gene encoding uncharacterized protein LOC128730172: protein MRTSIGCHVLLVLSLLALSGSHATIDNATGSVRDNSLPLSEIPPVVVIANDVNQSNSVAPAATSLSPISIASGATTTMVGAVSTTTTSSTVPSSSISTGNEVATTSTSSVEVSSIEPIHQQLEPTSDEFPTNCSEFSASPVQLKYSEKARIHKCCPPGQMIRPRNDFQFECVPGNRELQIETIEAHFYGNNECIEVGDDLITLPVESHDMCKGVEDALMYSADQGDELFVLQNGSLLVLELGSLVSVFDSYCVEMTNDTQLLAKVCEHVQQHLVATKPLILLGVVLSAMALLLTALCYSFVPKLNDMFGYLIAAHTGTFAIGTIFLGLARCGDRCIAPSSVGITEVFSNALLGSSIFVFFLMNVYNAVYVAYYIPNGLEYDNKNKRDMYAFLAVMYSITLIPLFLFPKGGLISIVFVYFGAIVIVQGLSWYYERRLASGIYLHISASSSDQTKINQARLHDIIKQRFDCLLETVFACVMWILFTVLVLQLNTVDIARILAVYCIVAHGLFISVVFVKGQNLWIIMRECWNNSGSVDLRAVENGIEMKPFQRPAKTSPGKDEDALGT, encoded by the exons ATGCGGACTTCAATCGGGTGTCACGTTTTACTAGTGCTGTCGCTGCTGGCATTAAGCGGAAGCCATGCCACGATTGATAACGCCACGGGGTCGGTTCGCGATAACTCGCTACCTCTCAGTGAAATacctccggtggtggtgattgcCAACGATGTTAACCAATCGAACAGCGTAGCACCTGCAGCGACGTCACTGTCGCCTATTTCGATTGCATCAGGCGCCACAACCACCATGGTTGGCGCCGTCAGCACGACGACAACTAGCTCCACCGTGCCATCGTCATCGATATCGACTGGCAATGAGGTCGCGACAACATCGACATCCTCAGTGGAGGTCAGCTCGATTGAGCCGATTCATCAGCAGCTGGAACCCACTAGCGACGAATTCCCAACAAACTGCTCTGAATTCAGC GCATCACCCGTTCAGCTCAAGTACAGCGAAAAGGCGCGCATTCACAAGTGTTGTCCACCGGGCCAGATGATACGACCTCGCAATGACTTTCAGTTTGAGTGCGTGCCTGGTAATAGGGAGTTGCAGATCGAAACGATTGAAGCGCATTTCTACGGTAATAACGAATGTATCGAGGTGGGTGACGATCTGATTACGCTGCCAGTGGAATCACACGACATGTGCAAGGGTGTAGAGGACGCGCTAATGTACAGTGCGGACCAAGGCGACGAGCTGTTCGTCCTGCAGAATGGttcgctgctggtgctggagctCGGATCGCTTGTGTCGGTGTTCGATAGCTACTGCGTGGAGATGACGAATGACACCCAGCTTCTGGCGAAAGTATGCGAGCACGTACAGCAACACCTGGTCGCAACGAAGCCTCTCATCCTGCTGGGTGTGGTGTTGTCAGCGATGGCGCTGCTACTCACTGCCTTGTGTTACTCGTTTGTACCGAAGCTGAACGACATGTTTGGGTATCTTATTGCGGCACATACTGGCACGTTCGCCATCGGAACGATTTTTCTCGGACTAGCTCGGTGTGGTGATCGCTGCATAGCCCCATCCAGTGTAG GCATCACCGAAGTGTTCTCGAACGCGCTGCTGGGAAGCTCGATATTCGTCTTCTTTCTCATGAACGTCTACAATGCGGTGTACGTGGCATACTACATACCGAATGGGCTCGAGtacgacaacaaaaacaaacgtgaTATGTACGCCTTCTTGGCGGTTATGTACAGCATCACACTGATACCGCTCTTTCTGTTTCCCAAGG GTGGACTCATTAGCATCGTATTTGTGTATTTTGGTGCGATCGTCATCGTCCAAGGGTTATCGTGGTACTACGAGAGGAGACTCGCTTCTGGCATCTATTTGCACATCAGTGCGTCGTCCAGCGACCAAACGAAGATTAATCAGGCTCGATTGCATGACATCATAAAGCA GAGATTTGACTGCCTGTTGGAAACCGTGTTCGCATGCGTCATGTGGATCTTATTCACGGTGTTGGTCCTGCAGCTCAACACGGTCGATATTGCCCGTATCCTAGCCGTCTATTGCATCGTAGCGCACGGGCTGTTCATCAGCGTAGTCTTCGTGAAAGGGCAGAACCTCTGGATCATCATGCGGGAGTGCTGGAACAACTCCGGTTCCGTTGATCTGCGTGCGGTCGAGAACGGTATCGAAATGAAACCGTTCCAACGACCGGCAAAGACGTCGCCAGGCAAAGACGAAGATGCACTGGGAACGTAG
- the LOC128720285 gene encoding uncharacterized protein LOC128720285, which produces MVPSSTHCVLVVWSVTVLVLLLAGFDQAEANFITYVDDSGESVPEDYVVDGHHQRKKVRPQDYNDALDRLIADALNQTARPSSNESVSDELASSSAEQSVVCIGNRQKLQIHTLDTLTVRKCCPKGQSFHRLSITTCHPMDLHDHISRFTLLARQLNYYGPGCHEYDKYLRYNTTIDKKCVGQRLIFNDRGTQMMLIQNGSLLVTRGDQLEFYDDFCVEETGNMVLAAHICDEDGASRSDDLFSGWLGTVMLVLALVASAITVLAYAFDRALPHRYGPLIASHAGLLAGAILLELLLTALHQEHFRPVVEMLVEISYALFVVFSVMLFFSSATGTNNINYRLLLVAVFLVSSGSLIAIALTFYSERVLLIAVLVSLLVALVISAANVYSSFGRNHLGFNSSENPFEMINEGSTAKRMDQRKELTIVSTFACATQIIVWIPFSMGKYSLLSVLAWNAIIIFVVFVGLRRRSIGLCNVGQRVKLSRPGAVPITQQYADHQMPHDTQTVLPPDEDVDAENELRVV; this is translated from the exons AccgtgctggtgttgctgctggcagGGTTTGACCAGGCCGAAGCCAACTTCATCACGTACGTGGATGACTCCGGTGAGAGCGTCCCGGAGGACTACGTGGTGGATGGACACCATCAACGTAAAAAAGTGCGCCCGCAGGACTACAACGACGCactcgatcgattgatcgcgGATGCGCTGAACCAAACCGCTCGTCCGAGCAGCAACGAGTCGGTATCGGATGAGCTGGCCTCCAGCTCGGCGGAACAGAGCGTCGTCTGCATTGGCAATCGTCAG AAGTTACAAATCCACACGCTGGACACGCTGACCGTCCGAAAGTGCTGCCCTAAGGGCCAGTCGTTCCACCGGCTGAGCATAACCACCTGCCACCCGATGGATCTGCACGATCACATAAGCCGCTTCACGCTGTTGGCGCGCCAACTGAACTATTACGGCCCCGGGTGCCACGAGTACGACAAATACCTGCGCTATAACACGACGATCGATAAGAAATGCGTTGGCCAACG GCTCATATTCAATGATCGTGGCACACAGATGATGCTCATCCAGAATGGCTCGCTGTTGGTGACACGTGGCGACCAGCTCGAGTTCTACGATGACTTCTGCGTGGAGGAAACGGGCAACATGGTGCTGGCGGCTCACATTTGCGACGAGGATGGGGCCAGTCGGTCCGACGATCTATTCTCTGGGTGGTTGGGTACGGTGATGCTCGTTTTGGCGCTGGTCGCCTCAGCCATCACTGTGCTGGCATATGCGTTCGATCGAGCATTGCCGCACCGGTACGGTCCTCTGATCGCGAGTCATGCCGGATTGCTTGCTGGAGCTATCCTGCTAGAGCTGCTACTCACCGCACTACACCAAG AGCACTTTCGACCGGTGGTGGAGATGCTGGTTGAGATTTCGTATGCCCTTTTCGTGGTGTTCAGCGTGATGCTGTTCTTCTCTTCGGCCACCGGCACCAACAATATCAACTACCGGCTGCTACTGGTGGCGGTGTTCTTGGTTTCTTCAGGCTCACTCATTGCCATCGCACTGACGTTCTACTCCGAGCGTGTGCTCCTGATCGCCGTCCTCGTAAGCCTGTTGGTGGCACTGGTGATCAGTGCCGCCAACGTGTACAGTTCATTTGGGCGCAATCACCTCGGGTTCAACAGCAGCGAAAACCCGTTCGAGATGATCAATGAAGGCAGCACGGCCAAGCGAATGGACCAGCGCAAGGAACT CACGATCGTGTCCACATTTGCCTGTGCCACGCAGATCATCGTGTGGATCCCGTTCTCGATGGGGAAGTACTCACTGCTGTCTGTGCTCGCCTGGAACGCgatcatcatcttcgtcgtaTTTGTGGGTCTGAGACGTCGTTCGATCGGCCTGTGCAACGTTGGTCAGCGGGTGAAGCTAAGCCGCCCAGGAGCGGTTCCGATCACGCAGCAGTACGCCGATCACCAGATGCCTCACGATACGCAAACCGTCCTGCCACCAGACGAGGACGTGGATGCCGAGAACGAACTGCGTGTGGTGTAG